One window of Elusimicrobiaceae bacterium genomic DNA carries:
- a CDS encoding PAS domain S-box protein, whose protein sequence is MVKKLFSFFSQSQDFSENVEQLQSFLQLLPVATCLLDRQGNVLFANDKIASVSGFEALNLVGKNISTYGLTMTDIEALLQKNSSEKLLKEMVTKDIESVHMNVAASAISDKYILLSFDEVPQYKENSYQKHTNLSLVNNYPFAVSVQDKKGVCVSWNKHAEDLFFINAAVAIGKNMKDILPRELTAALEVLDQKVRKSQQSTQGHQMSFKNNHGEEVTLSVLKVPSFNQDGELISLLTVFEDISARKKEEEESLEKRNLLQAIVDNMPLGMYVRTPEGQLTFFNKQARDIFSEVNLKYSSVPNPKQDPEVVRQYALREKQALEDGKIIDSPDEVYIDSNGAEKVLHIIKVPIKYPGLDPVVLTLVEDVTQKREQEREITKANGFLSAIIDNAPIGLYARTRYGKMLLHNKKSEEICGVCREEIDENGSLEHETQEQRDSYLSREAKILESGKILYIPEEEYIDGKGKKRFLEMVKVPVSDSEGNPEFVITMVSDITESKLQKEKILEVQNLQRAILDNAPLAIYARGLDKEVSFRNKKAVEMFEEEELGVSQNAKYLERERIMFSNGQVLDIPEEEFVTASGKKILLHLIKAPIFDKENKPYIALTIAEDITQKKQQEVEIHKAKNFLQNVVDNLPVALSVKNSAGQYIVWNKKSEDLFGVMAKDVIGKENYRTDISAEQAEFMRDADKRVFDSRQELNIAQELISTPTEGVKIMHTVKTPLYTVQGEPDYLLKVSEDITAKTKMEKQIRESGEKNSLLVENAREGILILEDSEVIYANKSSCKILGYELQEDILHKKFVDFVASEHQIFAQEKFDAVLNRLEHSDEPSQLHFVKKTGQPIELEMTAMLSKYLGRRIVIVFLRDVTDTNRTLRDLRSDREKYKHIFELALMPAFVLNTKGYISTMNKAARDLFCLTENDRNFYRNVYVRPALTLDVRRKLSRGEMAEMDYVLDFDRAAKKFPSRIHATGKIHLHLTLTPFNCRDTKEGLIEADYLVSVEKKDASSGKPQPPTSAVLASAAATKKIVLKPLPPQEVTLPNTEPYVICSEQFKITDCNDLFCHLCQLGKDELKGQEIIKLFNQESIPEIMESLKSLPKVGNFENRDLNIHVASGLETVPVRVNAISLKNGKYAFIFRNMAYQKQLMDILQERSAQLHALLEATDGAVFSINYENDVFGRIEQTNKFLAELMGYGQEELLSMSFEQLFISKNKKNKDKVNHQFDKAAQSLRSIGQARFVATLFTKDDTELEVTVTLIPLDIPGKNSLMVLLTDLSDMIAHISQNSKEALELRSMRQLLPGLYLKTDRNGCVKEVTSNLPYLNAEEAASIFLNKTPTQYWSEDAANKAMVAIKEAFSVNINTTFDFEWNIKDKHHFFEGLCTPISGQEEMVIWIKDVTDRRQHEKNIRELYAISNENRGEITEQVDRILNFGKKVFKAGVGIVMRFNDSNAKEMTVVYATPSPFQIERYMVFPVEECLFDVKDDNVVVFGDLKHSACSRCIHKEKGFQSLIAAPLYVGGKVSGALCFASAEPRAHFAEGAEELVGIMSRILSLRIELREASKTLGESSQSFMRTLEYVDLPAVVLDLNFRVTFANNVFLSGTGRNRRTTENREFFKEFIRSADESRQMFKSSESLASGNAFQVKMDLVDARGKYTSTHWDVFLIKDIKGKVEGYGLIGVR, encoded by the coding sequence ATGGTAAAAAAATTATTTTCTTTCTTTTCTCAATCCCAAGATTTTTCTGAAAATGTAGAACAATTACAGTCTTTTTTGCAACTGTTGCCGGTGGCAACGTGTCTGTTAGACAGACAGGGAAATGTTTTGTTTGCCAACGACAAAATTGCCTCCGTATCCGGTTTTGAGGCACTGAATTTGGTGGGAAAAAATATTTCTACCTATGGTTTAACCATGACGGATATTGAAGCACTGCTGCAAAAAAACTCATCGGAAAAATTGCTGAAAGAGATGGTCACCAAAGATATTGAATCGGTTCACATGAACGTGGCTGCTTCTGCCATTTCCGATAAATATATTTTGCTCAGTTTTGACGAAGTACCTCAGTATAAAGAAAATTCATATCAAAAACATACCAATTTATCTTTGGTTAACAATTATCCTTTTGCCGTTAGCGTACAAGATAAAAAAGGTGTTTGTGTGTCTTGGAACAAACATGCAGAAGATTTATTTTTCATCAATGCGGCAGTGGCCATCGGTAAAAATATGAAAGATATTTTGCCGCGTGAATTGACGGCAGCTTTGGAGGTGTTGGACCAAAAAGTAAGAAAAAGCCAACAAAGTACGCAAGGCCATCAAATGAGTTTTAAAAACAATCATGGAGAAGAAGTGACTTTGTCTGTATTGAAAGTACCTTCTTTTAATCAAGACGGAGAGCTGATTTCGCTGTTAACAGTATTTGAAGATATTTCTGCCAGAAAAAAGGAAGAAGAAGAATCTTTGGAAAAGCGTAATTTGTTGCAGGCTATTGTGGATAATATGCCTTTGGGTATGTATGTGCGTACACCGGAAGGGCAATTGACTTTTTTTAATAAACAAGCGCGGGATATTTTTTCTGAGGTGAATCTTAAATATAGCAGTGTTCCTAATCCCAAGCAGGATCCTGAGGTTGTACGTCAGTATGCCTTGCGCGAAAAACAAGCATTGGAAGATGGCAAAATTATTGATTCTCCCGATGAAGTTTATATAGATTCCAACGGTGCTGAAAAAGTCTTGCATATTATCAAAGTGCCTATTAAGTATCCGGGGTTGGATCCGGTGGTTTTGACCTTAGTAGAAGATGTGACACAAAAAAGGGAACAGGAGCGGGAAATTACCAAAGCAAACGGCTTTTTGTCTGCTATTATTGATAATGCTCCTATCGGTTTATATGCTCGTACCAGATATGGCAAAATGCTCTTGCATAACAAAAAAAGTGAAGAAATTTGTGGAGTATGCAGAGAAGAAATAGATGAAAATGGCTCTTTGGAACATGAAACGCAAGAGCAGAGAGATAGTTATCTTTCGCGCGAAGCCAAAATTTTGGAATCCGGAAAAATATTATATATACCGGAAGAAGAATATATTGATGGAAAAGGAAAAAAACGCTTTTTGGAAATGGTAAAAGTGCCGGTGAGCGATTCGGAGGGAAACCCTGAATTTGTTATTACGATGGTAAGCGATATTACGGAAAGTAAATTGCAAAAGGAAAAGATATTAGAAGTACAAAACTTACAAAGAGCCATTTTAGATAATGCCCCGTTGGCCATTTATGCACGTGGTTTAGACAAGGAAGTTTCTTTTAGAAATAAAAAAGCAGTAGAAATGTTTGAAGAAGAAGAATTGGGCGTAAGTCAAAATGCTAAATATTTGGAAAGAGAGAGAATTATGTTCTCCAACGGCCAAGTATTGGATATTCCGGAAGAAGAATTTGTGACGGCCTCCGGCAAAAAAATATTGCTGCATTTAATTAAAGCACCTATTTTTGATAAAGAAAACAAACCTTACATTGCTTTGACAATTGCCGAAGACATTACTCAAAAGAAACAACAGGAAGTGGAAATTCATAAAGCCAAAAACTTCTTGCAAAACGTGGTGGATAATTTGCCGGTGGCTTTATCGGTTAAAAATAGTGCCGGACAGTATATCGTTTGGAATAAAAAGAGCGAAGACTTGTTTGGTGTAATGGCAAAAGATGTAATTGGAAAAGAGAATTATCGCACCGATATCAGTGCCGAACAGGCCGAATTTATGCGCGATGCCGATAAGCGAGTTTTTGATAGCAGACAAGAACTTAATATCGCGCAAGAATTAATATCTACTCCTACCGAAGGAGTAAAAATTATGCATACGGTAAAAACACCGTTGTATACCGTTCAAGGTGAGCCGGATTATTTGTTAAAAGTTTCGGAAGATATTACCGCAAAGACCAAGATGGAAAAGCAAATACGGGAGTCCGGAGAGAAAAATTCCCTCTTGGTGGAAAATGCCCGCGAAGGAATTTTGATTTTGGAAGATTCCGAAGTAATTTATGCTAATAAATCTTCCTGTAAAATACTTGGATATGAATTGCAAGAAGATATTTTGCATAAGAAATTTGTGGATTTTGTGGCCTCAGAACATCAAATTTTCGCCCAAGAAAAATTTGATGCGGTGTTAAACCGTTTGGAACATTCGGACGAACCTTCTCAACTTCATTTTGTTAAAAAAACGGGACAGCCTATAGAATTGGAAATGACGGCTATGCTGTCAAAATATTTAGGCAGAAGAATCGTAATCGTATTCTTGCGTGACGTCACTGATACGAATAGAACTTTGCGTGATTTGCGCAGCGATCGGGAAAAATATAAACATATTTTTGAACTGGCGCTAATGCCTGCGTTTGTGCTCAACACAAAAGGATATATTTCTACGATGAATAAAGCGGCGCGAGATTTATTCTGTTTGACGGAAAATGATCGTAATTTTTACCGCAATGTTTATGTGCGCCCTGCTTTGACTTTAGATGTCAGACGCAAGTTAAGCCGCGGAGAAATGGCGGAAATGGATTATGTGTTGGATTTTGATAGAGCAGCCAAAAAATTCCCCTCACGTATTCATGCAACCGGCAAAATACATCTACATTTGACATTGACCCCTTTTAATTGTCGTGATACAAAAGAAGGGCTGATAGAAGCCGATTACTTGGTAAGCGTAGAAAAGAAGGACGCTTCTTCCGGCAAGCCACAACCGCCTACTTCTGCTGTTTTGGCTTCTGCGGCGGCTACTAAAAAAATAGTGTTAAAGCCGCTCCCTCCGCAAGAAGTGACGTTGCCCAACACCGAGCCTTATGTCATTTGCTCGGAACAATTTAAAATTACCGATTGTAATGACTTATTTTGTCACTTATGTCAGTTGGGAAAAGACGAATTAAAAGGGCAAGAAATTATCAAACTCTTTAACCAAGAAAGCATTCCTGAAATAATGGAAAGTTTGAAATCTTTGCCCAAAGTCGGGAATTTTGAAAACAGAGATCTCAATATTCATGTGGCCAGCGGATTGGAAACGGTGCCCGTCAGGGTCAATGCCATTTCTTTGAAAAACGGAAAATATGCTTTTATTTTCCGCAATATGGCCTATCAAAAACAATTAATGGATATTTTGCAGGAACGTTCGGCTCAACTTCATGCCTTGTTGGAAGCGACGGACGGGGCCGTTTTTTCCATTAATTACGAAAACGACGTTTTCGGACGTATTGAACAAACAAATAAGTTCCTTGCCGAGCTGATGGGGTATGGCCAAGAAGAACTGTTGTCCATGTCTTTTGAACAACTTTTTATATCTAAAAACAAGAAAAACAAAGATAAAGTAAATCATCAGTTTGATAAAGCGGCGCAAAGTTTGCGAAGTATCGGTCAGGCCCGCTTTGTGGCAACTTTGTTTACCAAAGACGATACGGAACTTGAAGTGACGGTGACATTAATACCGCTGGATATTCCGGGTAAAAATTCGCTGATGGTGCTTCTGACGGATTTGTCGGATATGATCGCGCATATCTCTCAAAACTCCAAAGAGGCTTTGGAACTGCGTAGCATGCGCCAACTATTGCCTGGTTTGTATTTAAAAACAGATAGAAACGGTTGTGTGAAAGAAGTGACATCCAATCTGCCTTATTTAAACGCAGAGGAAGCAGCCTCTATCTTTTTAAATAAAACACCCACGCAATATTGGTCTGAAGATGCGGCCAATAAAGCAATGGTTGCTATCAAAGAAGCCTTTAGTGTAAATATTAATACAACCTTTGATTTTGAGTGGAATATTAAGGATAAACATCACTTTTTTGAAGGATTATGCACGCCGATTAGCGGACAAGAAGAAATGGTTATATGGATTAAAGACGTGACGGACCGCCGCCAACACGAAAAGAATATTCGTGAGCTTTATGCCATCAGTAATGAAAACAGAGGCGAAATTACGGAGCAAGTGGACCGAATTTTGAATTTTGGCAAAAAAGTATTTAAAGCTGGTGTCGGTATCGTGATGCGTTTTAATGACTCCAATGCCAAAGAAATGACAGTGGTGTATGCCACCCCTAGTCCGTTCCAAATTGAGCGATATATGGTGTTTCCGGTGGAAGAATGTTTGTTTGATGTAAAAGATGATAATGTGGTAGTTTTCGGCGATTTAAAACATAGTGCCTGCTCTCGCTGCATTCACAAAGAGAAGGGTTTCCAATCCTTGATTGCCGCTCCGCTATACGTGGGGGGAAAAGTGTCGGGTGCGTTGTGTTTTGCTTCGGCCGAGCCGAGAGCCCATTTTGCAGAAGGAGCTGAAGAATTGGTAGGCATTATGTCTCGTATTTTAAGTCTGCGTATTGAACTGCGTGAGGCCAGTAAAACATTGGGAGAATCTTCTCAAAGTTTTATGCGCACCTTAGAGTATGTAGACTTGCCGGCGGTGGTATTGGATTTGAATTTCCGTGTCACTTTTGCTAATAATGTGTTCCTTTCCGGTACGGGGCGCAACAGACGCACTACAGAAAACAGAGAATTCTTTAAAGAGTTTATCCGCAGTGCCGATGAAAGCAGACAGATGTTCAAATCTTCGGAAAGTTTGGCTTCAGGCAATGCATTCCAAGTGAAAATGGACTTAGTAGATGCGCGTGGAAAATATACTTCTACCCATTGGGATGTCTTTTTGATAAAAGACATTAAAGGCAAAGTGGAAGGATATGGCTTGATAGGAGTGCGTTAA
- a CDS encoding FAD-binding protein — protein sequence MKILQTDCLVIGAGIAGAVYAYEAANKGLKVTLLACKDLSVANSDLAQGGIVYEPDLDMESLLKDVRLATAGLCNESAVRELSLAGCAAVKKIFLNELKTNFSRNEKGDLLFTKEGAHTTNRIIYWKDTTGHSLLSSIQKSLQKNANVTILTHTSSVDLLTLSHSSKDIMDRYAPLTCFGAYVLDNKTGEIFAIVAKKTILATGGVGQVYRHTTNAAHSYGHGIAMAYRVGARVMNMEFVQFHPTVFAKGKNFLISEALRGEGAVLRNVNGEAFMPQYHPLKDLAPRDVVSRAIEEERLKTSHDCAYLDITHEPAEHIKQRFPSIYETCLKEGVDITKDRIPVVPAAHYFCGGVYADVKGRTNILNLNAIGETACTGYHGANRLASTSLLEAVAHGYLCAAADAEDISQQTFHLPEPKDWVMPTASPDLNLIKQDLATLKSTMWNYVGLVRSDIHLRRAEKILRHLHNEIDIFYKGCALNQELLDLRNGTQTALLITYAALKNKQSIGCHFIRSI from the coding sequence ATGAAAATATTGCAAACGGATTGTTTGGTGATCGGTGCCGGAATTGCCGGTGCGGTGTATGCCTATGAAGCGGCGAACAAAGGTTTAAAAGTGACCTTGCTTGCTTGTAAAGATTTGAGTGTGGCAAACAGTGATTTGGCTCAAGGGGGAATTGTGTATGAGCCGGATTTAGATATGGAATCTTTGTTAAAAGATGTACGGTTGGCTACTGCCGGTCTTTGCAACGAAAGTGCGGTAAGAGAGCTCTCTTTGGCCGGTTGCGCTGCGGTAAAAAAGATTTTTTTAAATGAACTTAAAACGAATTTTTCCCGTAATGAAAAAGGGGATTTGCTTTTTACTAAAGAGGGAGCCCACACTACCAACCGTATTATTTATTGGAAAGATACTACCGGACATTCTTTGCTTTCTTCCATTCAAAAATCATTGCAGAAAAATGCAAATGTCACTATTTTGACACATACATCTTCCGTTGATTTATTAACACTTTCCCACAGTTCTAAAGATATTATGGACAGATATGCTCCGCTTACCTGTTTTGGGGCGTATGTGTTAGATAATAAAACCGGAGAGATTTTTGCCATTGTCGCCAAGAAAACAATTTTGGCTACAGGCGGTGTGGGGCAAGTCTATCGCCACACTACCAATGCCGCCCACAGTTATGGGCATGGAATTGCGATGGCTTATCGGGTCGGGGCACGTGTAATGAATATGGAGTTTGTGCAGTTTCATCCTACCGTATTTGCCAAAGGTAAAAATTTTTTAATATCAGAAGCATTGAGAGGAGAGGGGGCTGTTTTACGCAATGTAAATGGTGAGGCTTTTATGCCTCAATATCACCCCTTAAAAGACTTGGCCCCGCGTGATGTGGTTTCTCGTGCTATAGAAGAAGAACGTTTGAAAACATCGCATGATTGTGCCTATTTGGATATCACCCACGAACCGGCCGAACATATTAAACAGCGTTTCCCGTCCATTTATGAAACTTGTTTGAAAGAAGGGGTGGATATTACAAAAGATAGAATCCCCGTAGTGCCGGCCGCGCATTATTTTTGCGGTGGGGTATATGCTGACGTAAAAGGGCGCACAAATATTTTGAATTTGAATGCTATCGGGGAAACGGCTTGCACCGGATATCATGGGGCCAATCGTTTGGCCAGCACTTCTTTGTTAGAAGCAGTGGCGCACGGATATTTGTGTGCGGCGGCCGATGCTGAAGACATCTCTCAACAAACTTTTCACTTACCGGAACCAAAGGACTGGGTTATGCCGACGGCCTCCCCTGACTTAAACTTAATTAAGCAGGATTTGGCTACGTTAAAAAGCACCATGTGGAATTATGTGGGGCTGGTGCGCAGTGATATTCATTTGCGCAGAGCGGAAAAGATTTTGCGCCACTTGCATAATGAAATAGATATTTTCTACAAAGGGTGTGCATTGAATCAGGAATTGCTGGATTTGCGCAACGGTACTCAAACGGCACTATTGATTACATATGCAGCTTTAAAAAATAAGCAAAGCATCGGTTGTCATTTTATTCGATCAATATAA
- a CDS encoding type II secretion system protein: protein MRILKRKQKMGFTLTELMAVVVIIGIIAGLALGSYRSITEKAVFNEGLGIAHAVAAAADEFYYEYHKKPENLEDLVIDVKDITFEGNDISATRFTGQFTPDSSVVVSSRDYPYSITVFMQYHSQQSDVCTGRDAKGDGEKFCQSLGYTDCTDQGCSKE from the coding sequence ATGCGAATTTTAAAAAGAAAACAAAAAATGGGTTTTACACTTACCGAATTGATGGCAGTGGTGGTTATTATAGGTATCATTGCCGGTTTGGCATTGGGCTCTTATCGCAGTATTACGGAAAAGGCTGTTTTTAATGAGGGTTTAGGCATTGCCCATGCCGTAGCAGCTGCGGCAGATGAGTTTTATTATGAATATCATAAAAAACCGGAGAATTTAGAAGACTTGGTTATAGATGTCAAAGACATTACTTTCGAAGGAAATGATATATCGGCTACGCGTTTTACGGGGCAATTTACACCGGATTCTTCAGTAGTGGTAAGCTCTCGGGATTATCCTTATTCCATTACAGTTTTTATGCAGTATCACAGTCAGCAGTCAGATGTTTGTACCGGACGAGATGCCAAAGGAGATGGTGAGAAATTTTGCCAATCTTTAGGTTATACGGATTGTACAGATCAAGGCTGCAGCAAAGAATAA